The following proteins come from a genomic window of Cervus canadensis isolate Bull #8, Minnesota chromosome 3, ASM1932006v1, whole genome shotgun sequence:
- the TES gene encoding testin, with translation MDLEAKVKKMGLGHEQGFGAPCLKCKEKCEGFELHFWRKICRNCKCGQEEHDVLLSNEEDRKVGKLFEDTKYTTLIAKLKSDGIPMYKRNVMILTSPVAAKKNVSINTVTYEWAPPVQNQALARQYMQMLPKEKQPVAGSEGAQYRKKQLAKQLPAHDQDPSKCHELSPKEVKEMEQFVKKYKSEALGVGDVKLPRDMNTQGPTRMYIPGGDRSTTTAVGATEDKSAEHKRAQYSCYCCKLSMKEGDPAIYAERAGYDKLWHPACFVCSTCHELLVDMIYFWKSGRLYCGRHYCDSERPRCAGCDELIFSNEYTQAENQNWHLKHFCCFDCDNILAGEIYVMVNDKPVCKPCYVKNHAVVCQGCHNAIDPEVQRVTYNNFSWHASTECFLCSCCSRCLIGQKFMPVEGMVFCSVECKKMMS, from the exons aaaaatatgtcGTAACTGCAAGTGTGGCCAAGAAGAGCATGATGTCCTCTTGAGCAATGAGGAGGATCGAAAAGTGGGGAAGCTTTTTGAAGACACCAAGTACACCACCCTGATTGCGAAGCTGAAATCGGACGGGATTCCCATGTATAAACGCAATGTTATGATACTGACCAGTCCAGTTGCTGCCAAGAAGAATGTCTCCATCAATACAGTTACCTACGAATGGGCTCCTCCTGTCCAGAATCAGGCATTG GCCAGGCAGTACATGCAAATGCTGCCCAAAGAGAAGCAGCCAGTGGCAGGTTCAGAGGGGGCACAGTACCGGAAGAAGCAGTTGGCAAAGCAACTCCCTGCCCACGACCAGGACCCTTCAAAATGCCACGAGTTGTCTCCCAAAGAGGTGAAGGAGATGGAGCAGTTTGTGAAGAAATACAAGAGCGAGGCCCTGGGCGTAGGAGATGTCAAGCTGCCCCGTGACATGAACACTCAAGGCCCCACCAGAATGTACATTCCTGGAGGGGACAGAAGCACCACAACAGCAGTAGGGGCCACGGAGGACAAATCAGCGGAACACAAAAGAGCCCAGTAT TCCTGCTACTGCTGCAAACTGAGTATGAAGGAGGGAGACCCAGCCATCTATGCCGAAAGGGCCGGATATGATAAACTGTGGCACCCAGCTTGTTTCGTCTGCAGTACCTGCCATGAGCTCCTGGTCGACATGATTTATTTCTGGAAGAGTGGCAGGCTGTACTGCGGCAGACACTACTGCGACAGTGAGAGACCCCGGTGCGCTGGCTGTGACGAG CTGATATTCAGTAATGAGTATACCCAGGCAGAAAACCAAAACTGGCATCTGAAACACTTCTGCTGCTTTGACTGTGACAACATCCTAGCCGGGGAAATATACGTGATGGTCAATGACAAGCCTGTGTGCAAACCCTGTTATGTGAAGAACCATGCTGTG GTATGTCAAGGATGCCACAACGCCATCGACCCCGAAGTGCAGCGGGTGACCTACAACAACTTCAGCTGGCACGCGTCCACGGAGTGCTTTCTGTGTTCCTGCTGCAGCAGGTGTCTCATTGGGCAGAAGTTCATGCCAGTAGAAGGGATGGTTTTCTGCTCAGTGGAGTGTAAGAAGATGATGTCTTAA